In one Tachysurus vachellii isolate PV-2020 chromosome 24, HZAU_Pvac_v1, whole genome shotgun sequence genomic region, the following are encoded:
- the LOC132839074 gene encoding LOW QUALITY PROTEIN: putative uncharacterized protein DDB_G0271982 (The sequence of the model RefSeq protein was modified relative to this genomic sequence to represent the inferred CDS: substituted 1 base at 1 genomic stop codon), whose protein sequence is EREREKEKQREKQRETTSDIFDEYKQMNYLIAAKRKKERKKERKKERKSRKKERKKERKKERKKERKKEXVEREG, encoded by the exons gagagagagagagagaaagagaaacagagagagaaacagagagaaaca ACATCAGACATTTTCGACGAGTATaagcaaatgaattatttaattgctgcaa aaagaaagaaagaaagaaagaaagaaagaaagaaagaaagaaagagtagaaagaaagaaagaaagaaagaaagaaagaaagaaagaaagaaagaaagaaagaaagaatgagtaGAAAGGGAGGGATGA